The Brassica oleracea var. oleracea cultivar TO1000 chromosome C6, BOL, whole genome shotgun sequence genome includes a region encoding these proteins:
- the LOC106299748 gene encoding gibberellin 20 oxidase 5 has protein sequence MNSSNVNFSLLQSQPNIPPEFFWPENDLTPSEGDLNLPIIDMSGFLNGDEAETQRAAKAVREACMTHGTFLVINHGFKSGLAEKALHISSLFFGLPKDEKLKAYRTPGNISGYTAGHSHRFSSNLPWNETLTVAFKKGPPQVVEDFLTSKLGDRRQEIGQVFQEFSEAMNRLNLELMELLGISMGLKDRTFFRRFFEDGNAIFRCNYYPPCKQPEKALGVGPHNDPTAITVLLQDDVVGLEVFASGKWQTVRPRPGALVVNVGDTFMALSNGNYKSCFHRAVVNMEKVRRSLVYFSCPREDKLIIPPPELVEGGETSRKYPDFTWHQLQRFTQSGYRVDNTTLEKFSSWIASDSSKN, from the exons ATGAACTCTTCCAACGTTAACTTCTCTCTACTACAAAGCCAACCAAATATTCCCCCAGAATTCTTCTGGCCGGAAAACGATTTGACCCCTTCAGAAGGAGACCTCAACCTTCCAATCATCGACATGAGTGGATTCCTGAATGGGGACGAGGCCGAGACACAGCGTGCAGCTAAGGCTGTAAGAGAAGCGTGCATGACTCACGGTACCTTTTTAGTGATCAATCATGGCTTCAAGTCGGGCTTGGCCGAGAAAGCGCTTCATATATCGAGTTTGTTCTTTGGACTACCCAAAGATGAGAAACTAAAGGCTTACAGGACCCCTGGGAATATCTCTGGCTATACCGCAGGTCATAGCCACAGATTCTCCTCCAACCTTCCATGGAATGAGACTTTGACTGTGGCCTTCAAAAAGGGTCCACCTCAAGTTGTTGAGGATTTTCTAACATCAAAGCTAGGTGATCGTCGTCAAGAGATCGG TCAAGTGTTTCAGGAATTCAGTGAGGCAATGAACCGTTTGAATCTGGAGCTGATGGAGCTACTAGGAATAAGTATGGGTCTAAAAGACCGGACATTTTTCCGGAGATTTTTTGAAGACGGAAACGCTATCTTTAGATGCAACTATTACCCGCCATGCAAACAGCCAGAAAAAGCTCTTGGTGTTGGCCCTCATAATGACCCGACAGCTATAACCGTTCTGCTCCAAGACGATGTTGTGGGTTTGGAAGTCTTTGCTAGTGGAAAGTGGCAGACCGTGCGCCCTCGTCCGGGTGCTCTTGTTGTCAATGTTGGAGACACCTTCATG GCATTGTCAAACGGAAACTACAAGAGCTGTTTCCATAGAGCAGTGGTTAACATGGAGAAAGTAAGAAGGTCACTGGTGTATTTTTCTTGTCCTAGAGAAGACAAGCTCATCATTCCTCCTCCTGAACTTGTGGAAGGCGGAGAAACTTCTAGAAAATACCCTGACTTCACATGGCATCAGCTCCAGAGATTTACCCAGTCTGGCTATCGAGTCGACAACACCACTCTCGAAAAGTTTTCTTCTTGGATCGCCTCCGACTCCTCCAAAAATTAA